The following proteins are co-located in the Chryseobacterium daecheongense genome:
- the namA gene encoding NADPH dehydrogenase NamA: MLYTPIQFRNIELSNRWVMSPMCMYSSESGMANDFHFVHYGSRSQGGTGLIMIEATGVEPRGRITNKCMGIWNDEQAEKLQQIVNFVHSNSESKIGIQLAHAGRKGSTWNNIQIPVEEGWETLAPSPIPYHPTERIPHALTLEEIKTQVQNFKEAARRAVKAGFDIIEIHGAHGYLVHQFLSPLSNIRTDEYGGSFENRIRFLIEIVDAVNEELNDNTALFVRISGTEYAENGWDIESSVELAKILKQHKVDLVDVSSGGNIHGAKIAVFDGYQVPLSSQVKNKAEVKTGAVGLITKIEQAEDILQKGDADLIFVAREILRNPYIAVQGSFEMNENCFFPHQYLRAKISS; the protein is encoded by the coding sequence ATGTTATATACTCCGATACAATTCAGAAATATTGAACTCTCTAACCGATGGGTTATGTCACCTATGTGTATGTATTCAAGTGAAAGCGGAATGGCTAATGACTTTCATTTCGTACATTACGGAAGCAGATCACAAGGTGGTACCGGACTGATAATGATTGAAGCAACGGGTGTTGAACCCCGGGGAAGGATCACTAATAAATGTATGGGAATATGGAATGACGAACAGGCTGAAAAACTTCAGCAGATTGTCAACTTTGTCCACTCCAATTCTGAGAGTAAAATCGGAATCCAGCTGGCACATGCCGGAAGGAAAGGCTCTACCTGGAATAATATTCAAATTCCAGTGGAAGAGGGGTGGGAAACCCTGGCACCTAGCCCGATTCCTTATCATCCTACAGAAAGAATTCCACACGCTCTGACGCTGGAAGAAATCAAAACTCAGGTTCAGAATTTTAAAGAAGCAGCAAGAAGAGCTGTGAAAGCAGGATTTGACATTATAGAGATCCACGGAGCGCATGGATATTTAGTTCATCAGTTTTTATCTCCGCTTTCGAATATACGAACAGATGAATATGGAGGCAGCTTCGAAAACAGAATACGATTTTTAATAGAAATAGTAGATGCGGTAAACGAGGAACTGAATGATAATACTGCATTGTTTGTGAGAATCTCAGGAACAGAATATGCTGAAAATGGATGGGATATCGAAAGCAGTGTAGAGCTTGCAAAAATACTGAAGCAGCATAAGGTGGATTTAGTGGACGTTTCAAGTGGTGGGAATATTCATGGAGCAAAGATTGCTGTCTTTGACGGTTATCAGGTCCCCTTATCATCACAGGTAAAAAATAAAGCTGAAGTGAAGACGGGAGCAGTAGGTTTGATCACAAAAATAGAGCAGGCTGAGGATATTTTACAGAAGGGTGATGCCGATCTTATTTTTGTAGCCAGGGAAATTCTTAGAAATCCATATATTGCAGTTCAGGGATCCTTTGAAATGAATGAAAACTGTTTTTTCCCACATCAATATCTAAGAGCTAAAATTTCTTCTTAA
- a CDS encoding DUF2752 domain-containing protein encodes MKIEDFMLPCPSKKFLGIECFGCGTQRAIVLVFEGKFSEAFHMFPAVYTLLLFLFMVGVNFIDKKRSYGNILVFLAIINSIIMVVSYFYKHPLTLH; translated from the coding sequence ATGAAGATTGAAGATTTTATGCTACCTTGTCCAAGCAAAAAATTCTTAGGAATTGAATGTTTTGGTTGTGGTACCCAAAGGGCAATTGTTTTAGTCTTTGAAGGAAAATTTTCAGAGGCTTTTCATATGTTTCCTGCGGTCTACACCTTACTTCTTTTTTTGTTTATGGTAGGAGTGAACTTTATTGATAAAAAAAGAAGCTATGGTAATATACTGGTTTTTTTAGCCATTATTAATTCAATTATCATGGTGGTTTCTTATTTTTATAAACATCCTTTAACATTACATTAA
- a CDS encoding CCC motif membrane protein — MNQKLPNATTVLVLGIVAILGSCCCNGIVGVICGLIGMNLYNKDNTLYLQNPGVYSDYDNLKTGRILCIIGLIIGVLSLAYMIFVLSTVGWDGYMEQINQLKNMGK, encoded by the coding sequence ATGAATCAAAAATTACCAAACGCGACAACTGTACTAGTACTAGGAATCGTCGCTATCCTCGGAAGCTGTTGTTGTAACGGGATTGTAGGTGTAATCTGTGGATTAATCGGAATGAATCTGTACAATAAGGATAATACGCTGTATCTTCAGAATCCGGGAGTATATTCAGACTATGATAACCTTAAAACAGGAAGAATATTATGTATCATTGGTCTGATTATAGGAGTTCTGAGTCTTGCCTATATGATCTTTGTCCTTTCTACTGTCGGCTGGGACGGATATATGGAGCAGATTAATCAGCTTAAAAATATGGGAAAATAA
- a CDS encoding cytidine deaminase: MKKDIQIGYEYFKNSSELNDIEKRLFERAKQARENAYAPYSQFLVGCSVLLENGEIFSGNNQENAAFPSGLCAERTALFWIGANFPEEKIKKIFIVGGPKESSEKTPPIPPCGACRQSLIEYETKQKENIDLYFSSMNDEIVKVNSIKDLLPFYFDATFL; the protein is encoded by the coding sequence ATGAAAAAAGATATACAGATCGGCTACGAATATTTTAAAAATAGCTCTGAACTGAACGATATAGAAAAAAGACTTTTCGAAAGAGCAAAACAAGCCCGCGAAAATGCTTATGCCCCTTATTCCCAATTTTTGGTCGGGTGCTCCGTATTACTTGAAAACGGAGAAATATTTTCCGGTAACAATCAGGAAAATGCAGCTTTTCCATCCGGACTTTGTGCTGAAAGAACAGCTCTATTCTGGATAGGTGCAAATTTCCCTGAGGAAAAGATCAAAAAGATTTTTATCGTAGGAGGCCCTAAAGAATCTTCTGAAAAAACACCACCGATTCCCCCGTGTGGCGCCTGCAGACAAAGTCTTATTGAATACGAAACAAAACAAAAAGAAAATATTGATCTTTATTTTTCCAGTATGAATGATGAAATCGTTAAGGTAAATTCGATTAAAGATCTATTGCCATTTTACTTTGACGCGACGTTCTTGTAA